Proteins from one Geomonas agri genomic window:
- a CDS encoding cytochrome c biogenesis CcdA family protein — MTFFGSDITFWIAFSAGFLSFFSPCVLPLIPSYITYITGLSFGQLQEAHPARKVRLTVLIHSVTFVLGFSAVFVGMGALAGLASSTFQSVMKDGLTWLQRAGGLLIFLFGVHMSGLFHFGLLLGDKRIQVHNKPGGLAGTFLVGIAFAAGWTPCIGPILGAILAMAAGTSGSAGKSMFLLGSYAAGLGIPFIVSGLLFHGFLDFFKRFRVHIRKMEFFTGLLLMVVGILLFFGLFNTMSTVLYQLLPAGA, encoded by the coding sequence ATGACCTTTTTTGGCTCGGACATCACCTTCTGGATCGCATTCTCGGCGGGCTTTCTCTCCTTCTTTTCTCCCTGTGTGCTGCCGCTGATCCCCTCCTACATCACCTACATAACGGGACTCTCCTTCGGGCAGTTGCAGGAAGCCCATCCGGCACGGAAGGTGCGCCTGACCGTCCTCATCCACTCGGTCACCTTCGTGCTCGGCTTCTCCGCGGTCTTCGTCGGCATGGGGGCCCTCGCCGGGCTCGCCTCCTCCACCTTCCAGTCGGTCATGAAGGACGGACTTACCTGGCTGCAGCGCGCCGGCGGGCTGCTGATCTTCCTCTTCGGGGTCCACATGTCCGGGCTGTTCCATTTCGGGCTCCTGCTCGGGGACAAAAGGATCCAGGTGCACAACAAACCGGGCGGCCTTGCCGGCACCTTCCTCGTCGGGATCGCCTTCGCCGCCGGCTGGACCCCGTGCATCGGCCCGATCCTCGGCGCCATCCTCGCCATGGCCGCCGGCACGTCCGGTTCGGCCGGCAAAAGCATGTTCCTTCTCGGGAGCTACGCAGCGGGGCTAGGGATTCCGTTCATCGTCTCGGGCCTTCTCTTCCACGGTTTTCTCGATTTCTTCAAACGTTTCAGGGTTCATATCAGGAAGATGGAGTTCTTCACCGGTCTGCTGCTCATGGTCGTGGGGATCCTGCTCTTCTTCGGCCTCTTCAACACCATGAGCACCGTGCTCTACCAGTTGCTTCCGGCCGGCGCCTGA
- a CDS encoding TlpA family protein disulfide reductase, protein MKRLVRYICACLMTLTVLTVSAPGQAQDDVAPIRIGAPAPDFRLPGLAGEGKSLAQYRGKIVLVNFWASWCPYCRDEMPSMDRLVKAFPKGDLVILAVNVEKKVPERFRKLPFAFDFLSDANGFVQQRYGASRLPDTFIVDRKGVLRQRVTGGIPWDSAQVVSYLKSL, encoded by the coding sequence ATGAAACGATTGGTCCGCTACATCTGCGCCTGCCTTATGACCCTGACGGTGCTTACCGTGTCAGCACCGGGCCAAGCCCAGGATGACGTCGCTCCGATCCGGATCGGCGCGCCCGCCCCGGACTTCAGGCTCCCCGGACTCGCGGGCGAAGGCAAAAGCCTTGCCCAGTACCGCGGCAAGATCGTCCTCGTGAACTTCTGGGCTTCCTGGTGCCCCTACTGCCGCGACGAGATGCCATCCATGGACCGGCTGGTCAAGGCCTTCCCCAAGGGGGACCTCGTCATCCTCGCGGTCAACGTCGAGAAAAAAGTGCCGGAAAGGTTCCGCAAGCTCCCCTTCGCCTTCGATTTCCTCAGCGACGCGAACGGTTTCGTGCAGCAGCGCTACGGGGCGAGCCGCCTGCCCGACACCTTCATTGTCGACCGCAAGGGAGTGCTGCGGCAACGGGTGACCGGCGGGATCCCGTGGGATTCCGCCCAGGTCGTAAGCTACCTGAAGTCGCTGTAG
- a CDS encoding response regulator — translation MTILFVDDEETAREQMKLVLSSFSKNTICVGSADEALHALEEHHPDIVLTDIRMPGMSGLELLNAIKQKMPAVAVVMVSAHSESEYLLDAFRYKADGYLLKPFNFHDMLELLSDLAIRKVTEGKESNNGVEKKEFVLKILDTLGGRRAEIMEYVLNHLDADNTFHGTYDEVAEALSASKPTVVATFQIMLEKNVLTRIKYGTYRMNMDVSE, via the coding sequence ATGACGATTCTTTTTGTGGATGACGAGGAGACGGCCAGAGAGCAGATGAAGCTGGTACTGAGCAGTTTCAGCAAAAACACGATCTGTGTCGGCAGCGCCGATGAGGCCCTGCATGCGCTGGAAGAGCATCACCCGGACATTGTGCTGACCGACATCCGCATGCCCGGCATGTCCGGTCTCGAACTGCTCAATGCCATAAAGCAGAAGATGCCGGCGGTTGCGGTGGTCATGGTTTCGGCCCATTCGGAGTCGGAGTACCTGCTCGACGCTTTCCGCTACAAGGCTGACGGCTACCTCTTGAAGCCGTTCAATTTCCACGACATGCTGGAGCTCCTTTCCGACCTGGCGATCAGGAAGGTAACCGAGGGGAAAGAGTCGAACAACGGGGTGGAAAAAAAGGAGTTCGTCCTCAAGATCCTGGATACCCTCGGTGGCAGGCGCGCCGAAATTATGGAGTACGTCCTGAACCACCTTGACGCGGACAACACGTTCCATGGCACGTACGACGAGGTGGCGGAGGCCCTGAGCGCCAGCAAACCGACCGTCGTCGCCACCTTCCAGATTATGCTGGAAAAGAACGTGCTGACCCGGATCAAGTACGGGACCTACCGGATGAACATGGATGTTTCGGAGTAA
- the dsbI gene encoding protein-disulfide oxidoreductase DsbI: MKLSEMIGSFRSDPVGTISQWQDKRFLWILMAGLSLFMVILAHSVFQIWLYMRPCEQCVYIRLAFFAMAFGGILAAIKPSNPGLKIVGYLFAIWGSFKGVLYSIKLNKIHHAAHSDDLFGVQGCSPEPTFPFHLPLDKWSPEWFKPTGDCGYDNPIIPDGAQLSAMQKAITDFYSEGWYLWPPTHFMNMAQCTVITFGVILLALLVAAACWSVTLVRKRQTAAHVETSSYTGKLA, encoded by the coding sequence GTGAAACTCTCAGAAATGATCGGCAGCTTCAGGTCGGACCCGGTAGGAACCATCAGCCAGTGGCAGGACAAGCGTTTTCTCTGGATCCTCATGGCGGGGCTCAGCCTGTTCATGGTCATCCTGGCCCACTCCGTGTTCCAGATCTGGCTCTACATGAGACCCTGCGAGCAGTGCGTCTACATAAGGCTCGCCTTCTTCGCCATGGCCTTCGGCGGCATCCTTGCGGCCATCAAGCCCTCGAATCCCGGCCTGAAGATCGTCGGCTACCTGTTCGCCATCTGGGGAAGCTTCAAAGGCGTCCTCTACAGCATCAAACTCAACAAGATCCACCACGCCGCCCACAGCGATGACCTCTTCGGCGTGCAGGGGTGCTCCCCGGAGCCCACCTTCCCGTTCCACCTGCCGCTGGACAAGTGGTCCCCGGAATGGTTCAAGCCGACCGGCGACTGCGGCTACGACAACCCGATCATTCCCGACGGGGCGCAGCTGAGCGCCATGCAGAAGGCCATCACCGACTTCTACTCGGAAGGGTGGTACCTCTGGCCTCCCACCCACTTCATGAACATGGCGCAGTGCACCGTCATCACCTTCGGCGTGATCCTCCTGGCCCTGCTGGTGGCGGCAGCCTGCTGGAGCGTCACCTTGGTGCGCAAGCGCCAAACCGCGGCACACGTAGAAACGTCCAGCTACACCGGCAAGTTGGCATAA
- a CDS encoding rhodanese-like domain-containing protein, translating to MRILILTVSFLILSSLAAPAASQVRYAPLTPELVSSGVKIIDIRTEKEWRETGVVKGALGLTFFREDKTYDADAFLAKLKRYVTSNERIAIICRTGNRSDKVSRYLAQHGFTSVTNVDGGVTRAKEAGIRLVPYPQDNVSFTAIR from the coding sequence ATGAGAATACTGATCCTTACCGTCTCGTTTCTGATCCTCAGCAGTCTGGCCGCCCCGGCCGCCAGCCAGGTCCGCTACGCCCCCCTGACGCCCGAGCTCGTTTCGTCAGGAGTGAAAATCATCGACATCCGCACGGAAAAAGAGTGGCGGGAAACCGGTGTCGTGAAGGGCGCCCTCGGCCTCACCTTTTTCCGCGAGGACAAGACGTACGATGCCGACGCCTTTCTGGCGAAGCTGAAGCGATACGTCACATCGAACGAAAGGATCGCCATCATCTGCAGGACAGGCAATCGTTCGGACAAGGTCAGTCGGTACCTCGCGCAGCACGGCTTCACCTCCGTTACCAATGTCGATGGCGGGGTGACCAGGGCGAAAGAGGCAGGCATCAGGCTGGTGC
- a CDS encoding ATP-binding protein — MKRFLEASKNRIVIVTYVLLFCMFCFFSLMDLHKRTSDYAYFANKINSFIKNAHDSESEYLCSRLVSYVSTIAKEKRFAELLQTGNEESLQKVAEPVFQDFGKRYVPVISVLIYDGNGKLRFHMTPPSVLHDPAQFKPSVGKEVFATKKYSYGYESNIVPLYFCTVLPVRDAQGNVVGTIEIGVDVSFFHYNLKWFFSDVRTAIFSRGKLIDSSSGFRPNSAEFVYDYYRRLKANDAEFFNQFKDRIDFRRSRNDIQIGDRYYLVSTSQVLRNNAGREVGKYLVAYDMTELRLRHWGYFYVWLLFFAITACVMLCINMVGFRKYERIITEQGNMLAQRSKQCALGEMLGHIGHQWRQPLYNLSLIVQNIGLQNQFGKLDDTLLNNQITQANQNIQYMSNIIDDWRSLLMSGSSRTMIDLQASVERAISMVAPVMEQSRITIDNRITAPVHAMGFVNDLVQLTINVLLNARDQLSLVAGDRFILLSCSEEAGGLVTVTFQDNGGGIPEHLLKRIFEPYVTTKDKGDGTGLGLYLCHQIVSNLDKGKVWAENRSFELQGKDLHGACICVQFARITEGG, encoded by the coding sequence GTGAAAAGGTTTCTGGAAGCAAGCAAGAACCGTATCGTGATCGTCACCTACGTCCTGCTCTTCTGCATGTTCTGCTTCTTTTCCCTGATGGATCTGCACAAGAGGACGTCCGACTACGCCTACTTCGCCAACAAGATCAACAGTTTCATAAAGAACGCGCACGACAGCGAATCGGAATATCTCTGCTCGCGGCTGGTCAGCTACGTATCCACGATTGCAAAGGAGAAGCGCTTCGCCGAGTTGCTGCAGACAGGTAACGAGGAGTCGCTCCAGAAGGTGGCCGAGCCCGTTTTCCAGGATTTCGGCAAAAGGTACGTTCCGGTTATTTCGGTGCTGATCTATGACGGCAACGGGAAACTTAGATTTCACATGACGCCGCCATCCGTCCTGCATGACCCGGCGCAGTTCAAACCGAGCGTCGGCAAAGAGGTCTTCGCCACCAAGAAATATTCCTACGGATACGAGAGCAATATCGTCCCCCTCTACTTCTGCACGGTCCTTCCGGTGCGGGACGCTCAGGGCAATGTGGTAGGAACCATCGAGATCGGGGTCGACGTTTCATTTTTTCACTACAACCTCAAGTGGTTCTTCAGTGACGTCAGAACAGCCATCTTTTCCAGGGGCAAATTAATCGACAGTAGCAGTGGATTTAGGCCAAATTCAGCCGAGTTTGTCTATGACTACTACCGCAGGCTAAAAGCCAACGACGCCGAGTTCTTCAACCAGTTCAAGGACAGAATAGACTTCCGGCGGAGCAGAAACGACATACAAATCGGCGACAGGTACTACCTGGTCAGTACCTCCCAGGTCCTGCGCAACAACGCGGGTCGCGAAGTCGGCAAGTACCTCGTTGCCTACGACATGACCGAACTGCGGCTCCGGCACTGGGGCTATTTCTACGTCTGGTTGCTGTTCTTCGCCATCACCGCATGCGTCATGCTGTGTATCAACATGGTCGGGTTCAGAAAGTACGAGCGCATCATCACCGAGCAAGGCAACATGCTGGCCCAGCGCTCCAAACAGTGCGCCCTCGGCGAGATGCTGGGGCACATCGGACATCAATGGAGGCAACCGCTCTACAACCTGTCGCTGATCGTTCAGAACATCGGGTTGCAGAACCAGTTCGGCAAACTGGACGACACCCTGCTCAACAACCAGATCACGCAGGCGAACCAGAACATTCAATACATGTCGAACATCATAGATGACTGGCGATCGCTGCTGATGTCGGGCAGCAGCCGGACGATGATCGACCTGCAAGCATCGGTCGAGCGGGCCATCTCGATGGTCGCCCCGGTCATGGAACAAAGCCGGATCACCATCGACAACCGGATCACAGCGCCGGTGCATGCCATGGGCTTCGTCAACGACCTGGTGCAACTGACCATCAATGTGCTGTTGAACGCCCGGGATCAGCTATCCCTGGTGGCGGGCGACCGGTTCATCCTGCTTTCCTGCAGCGAGGAGGCGGGAGGCCTGGTGACCGTGACCTTCCAGGACAATGGGGGGGGGATTCCGGAGCATCTGCTCAAGCGTATCTTCGAGCCGTACGTGACCACCAAGGACAAGGGCGACGGCACGGGGCTCGGACTCTACCTGTGTCACCAGATCGTCAGCAATCTTGACAAGGGCAAGGTGTGGGCGGAGAACAGGTCCTTTGAGCTGCAGGGGAAAGACCTGCACGGGGCCTGCATCTGTGTGCAATTCGCCAGAATAACCGAAGGGGGATAA
- a CDS encoding HD-GYP domain-containing protein, with protein MAAEVLFVDDNKLILQHSMDLFRSHGIELLTAGDAAEALELFRHHEIAVVVSDNRMPGMSGLDFLSELRQLSPDTVKVLISSYVDLATALAAINSSEVFRYLLKPWKEQEILDVVQEGLRRYRTVQAMRREDEAVLRSLAQTIELKDPSTKGHCDRVAVYALLIADAMGLSKDILRQIKYGSWLHDCGKIGVSEMILNGSGRLNDDEFETMKLHTDWGADLAEKARLSELAKNIIRHHHEKYDGTGYPLGLNGEEIPLEARIVSVADIYDALTMDRSYRKRYPEAEAREMVRSMSGAALDPGIVEVFLKVVPEGALPSSEEVLGEAPLNQIAPKEADLNLLRALA; from the coding sequence ATGGCAGCCGAAGTGCTTTTCGTGGATGACAACAAACTGATACTGCAGCACTCCATGGACCTGTTCAGGTCGCACGGCATCGAACTGCTCACCGCCGGGGACGCGGCGGAAGCCCTGGAGCTGTTCCGCCACCACGAGATAGCGGTAGTGGTCTCGGACAACCGGATGCCGGGCATGTCCGGCCTCGACTTTCTCTCCGAACTGCGCCAGCTTTCCCCGGACACCGTCAAGGTGCTCATCTCCTCCTACGTCGACCTCGCCACCGCACTAGCCGCCATCAACAGCTCGGAAGTGTTCCGCTACCTCTTGAAACCGTGGAAGGAACAGGAAATCCTGGACGTGGTACAGGAGGGGCTCAGGCGCTACCGGACCGTGCAGGCCATGAGGCGGGAGGACGAGGCGGTGCTGCGCTCCCTGGCCCAGACCATCGAGCTCAAGGACCCCAGCACTAAGGGGCATTGCGACCGGGTGGCGGTGTACGCCCTCCTGATTGCCGACGCGATGGGACTCTCCAAGGACATCCTGCGCCAGATCAAGTACGGCAGTTGGCTGCACGATTGCGGCAAGATTGGCGTTTCCGAGATGATCTTGAACGGCAGCGGCCGGCTCAACGATGACGAGTTCGAAACCATGAAGCTGCACACCGACTGGGGCGCCGACCTGGCGGAAAAGGCACGGCTCTCGGAACTGGCCAAGAACATCATCCGCCACCACCACGAGAAGTACGACGGGACCGGCTACCCGCTGGGGCTGAACGGGGAGGAGATCCCGCTGGAGGCGCGCATCGTCTCCGTGGCGGACATCTATGACGCGCTCACCATGGACCGCTCCTACCGCAAGCGCTATCCCGAGGCCGAGGCCCGGGAGATGGTGCGCTCGATGAGCGGGGCAGCGCTCGACCCGGGCATAGTGGAGGTGTTCCTGAAGGTGGTCCCGGAGGGAGCCCTCCCCTCTTCCGAGGAAGTGCTCGGGGAGGCCCCGCTGAACCAGATCGCCCCAAAAGAGGCAGACCTCAACCTCCTGCGCGCCTTGGCCTAG
- a CDS encoding thiol:disulfide interchange protein DsbA/DsbL, giving the protein MFKFAKTIIKSFALVALLAGTSFAFTEGTDYVKLAKPIPNAQGTLIKVFSYDCPFCYKYDKKITPNLVPKLPSDLKFRPFHLKTKGKYGVQGSELFAVLLLKDQKAGLSDRDLYTEKSLLKKAKMAYYTAYHDKKERWDAGPDAYLKTGLDAVGMSKAEFDKAKADPKVKALLKEWDQSYDVAKVQGVPGFVVNGKYLVMTKSITSIDGMLKLINELKTK; this is encoded by the coding sequence ATGTTCAAATTCGCAAAAACCATCATCAAGAGTTTCGCACTGGTAGCCCTTCTCGCCGGCACCAGCTTCGCCTTCACCGAGGGGACCGATTACGTCAAGCTGGCGAAACCGATCCCGAACGCCCAGGGGACCCTGATCAAGGTGTTCAGCTACGATTGCCCGTTCTGCTACAAGTACGACAAGAAGATCACTCCGAACCTGGTTCCCAAGCTGCCGAGCGATCTGAAGTTCCGCCCCTTCCATCTGAAAACCAAGGGCAAGTACGGCGTCCAGGGCAGCGAGCTCTTTGCCGTGCTGCTGCTCAAGGATCAGAAAGCCGGCCTCTCCGACCGTGATCTCTACACCGAGAAATCCCTCTTGAAAAAGGCCAAGATGGCCTACTACACCGCCTACCACGATAAGAAGGAACGCTGGGATGCGGGTCCCGACGCCTACCTGAAGACCGGTCTCGACGCAGTCGGCATGAGCAAGGCTGAGTTCGACAAGGCGAAAGCGGATCCCAAGGTCAAGGCGCTGCTCAAAGAGTGGGACCAGTCCTATGACGTCGCCAAGGTCCAAGGCGTTCCCGGCTTCGTCGTTAACGGCAAGTACCTCGTCATGACCAAGAGCATCACTTCCATAGACGGCATGCTGAAGCTCATCAACGAGTTGAAGACCAAATAA
- a CDS encoding NlpC/P60 family protein, translating to MKTLLLAVIALALVAIPISNRTASGASLRKVVAVSYAPVLNTPDFAGSFSGKVQLDPCRGVRPIEFVALPGTLFTVERGLEQNGVKILRVTSNDYPYHSKTGLFIDARFVEAAGADTKERRPHLPELAEIQKRLLAALGKPYVWGGNVKDGVPLLRKYYPQGDPLAGVDCSGLLYQATDGFTPRNTSTLIGYGEAVPVAGLTAELIAAKLKPLDLLVWNGHVMVVLDDDSIIESRMGCGGKPSGVMITPRLELVRQIMKTRKPADSFPKGSAGAKSFVVRRWFPVAGR from the coding sequence ATGAAGACTCTTCTCCTTGCCGTCATAGCCCTTGCCCTGGTCGCCATTCCCATTTCCAACCGTACCGCCTCCGGTGCCTCTCTAAGAAAGGTGGTCGCCGTCTCTTACGCCCCGGTGCTCAACACCCCCGATTTCGCTGGCAGCTTCAGCGGCAAGGTGCAGCTCGACCCCTGTCGCGGGGTGCGCCCGATTGAGTTCGTCGCCCTGCCGGGCACCCTCTTTACGGTGGAGAGGGGACTGGAGCAAAACGGCGTCAAGATACTGCGGGTGACCAGCAACGATTATCCCTATCACTCCAAAACGGGGTTGTTCATCGACGCGCGTTTCGTTGAAGCGGCGGGGGCTGACACTAAGGAGCGTCGCCCGCACCTCCCGGAACTGGCCGAGATCCAAAAACGACTGTTGGCGGCGCTGGGTAAGCCCTACGTCTGGGGGGGCAACGTGAAGGACGGTGTTCCGCTTTTGCGCAAGTACTACCCGCAGGGGGACCCGCTGGCGGGGGTGGACTGCTCCGGGCTCCTCTACCAGGCGACCGACGGCTTTACCCCGCGCAACACGTCGACCCTGATCGGCTACGGCGAGGCGGTGCCGGTGGCGGGGCTAACCGCCGAGCTAATCGCGGCGAAACTGAAGCCCCTGGACCTCCTGGTCTGGAACGGACACGTGATGGTGGTGCTGGATGACGATTCCATCATCGAAAGCAGGATGGGGTGCGGCGGGAAGCCCAGCGGGGTGATGATCACGCCCAGGCTCGAGCTGGTCAGGCAGATCATGAAAACGAGAAAGCCCGCGGACAGCTTCCCTAAGGGGAGCGCCGGGGCCAAGAGTTTCGTGGTGCGCAGATGGTTCCCCGTCGCGGGGAGATGA
- a CDS encoding aryl-sulfate sulfotransferase, with the protein MNCRKAAAVKTGRMARLVLCSAMLGAAIPTMAFAIGGASGPHVDYQVQGKLGEVIMNPYDLAPLTAIIKNGGYVLKDVTVRIVPKADGQEIKYHVANKHLLTHGGIPVFGLYADYVNTVEVEYSKLFNGKWEQAKESYTLYAPPVYSEPNATKTLKAALFSGANVKKVDKKFGDRLYFVNNFLHKAGKGTRAVWNNPTGGALEWNYYPQNFIVDTKGEVRWYMKADSIYDLKSIYNAGVMMGFKQNNDGAMSWGFGQRYVKYDIMGKEVFNRELPAGYNDFSHSMDNSPNGNYFLRVASSNLKRADGRNVRTVRDVIIEVEPSTGFVKDEWRLFDILDPYRDVNMKVLDQGAVCLNIDASKAGHTMTAEELAKQDASDKFGDIVGVGPGRNWAHVNSVDHDAEDDSIIISSRHQSAVVKIGRDKQVKWILGSPEGWKKEYLGKFLTPVDAKGNKIVCEAGGSKCPGYENDEGGFDWTWTQHTAFKIDSKSKGDIIYVSVFDNGDSRGMEQPALPSMKYSRAVIYKIDQKKMTVEQIWEFGKERGNGWYSPVTSLTEYQADKDSVFVYSATAGADFDITTGAFKTDPNPYIMEFNYGEKEPAVEIQLKDTTGYQAMPFSVDKAFTNK; encoded by the coding sequence ATGAACTGTCGAAAAGCAGCAGCAGTGAAAACCGGAAGAATGGCGCGACTTGTCTTGTGTTCGGCAATGCTGGGAGCTGCAATCCCGACCATGGCTTTCGCCATCGGTGGCGCGAGCGGCCCGCATGTCGACTACCAGGTCCAGGGGAAACTGGGCGAGGTCATCATGAACCCCTATGACCTGGCGCCCCTGACCGCGATCATCAAAAACGGCGGCTACGTCCTCAAGGACGTCACGGTGCGCATCGTCCCCAAGGCGGACGGGCAGGAAATCAAATACCACGTCGCCAACAAGCATCTGCTGACCCACGGCGGCATCCCGGTCTTCGGTCTTTATGCGGACTACGTCAACACGGTCGAAGTCGAGTACTCCAAGCTTTTCAACGGCAAGTGGGAGCAGGCCAAGGAAAGCTACACCCTCTACGCCCCTCCGGTGTATTCCGAGCCGAACGCCACCAAGACGCTGAAGGCCGCCCTCTTCTCCGGGGCTAACGTCAAAAAGGTCGACAAGAAGTTCGGCGACCGACTTTATTTTGTGAACAACTTCCTGCACAAGGCGGGCAAAGGGACCAGGGCGGTCTGGAACAACCCGACCGGCGGCGCCCTTGAGTGGAACTACTACCCGCAGAACTTCATCGTCGACACCAAGGGCGAAGTCCGCTGGTACATGAAAGCCGACAGCATCTACGACCTGAAGTCGATCTACAACGCAGGCGTCATGATGGGCTTCAAGCAGAACAACGACGGCGCCATGAGTTGGGGCTTCGGCCAGCGCTACGTGAAGTACGACATCATGGGCAAGGAAGTCTTCAACCGCGAGCTTCCCGCCGGTTACAACGACTTCTCCCACTCCATGGACAACTCCCCCAACGGCAACTACTTCCTCCGCGTGGCGAGCTCCAACCTTAAGCGTGCCGACGGCAGAAACGTCCGCACCGTGCGCGACGTGATCATCGAGGTCGAGCCTTCCACTGGCTTCGTCAAGGACGAGTGGCGCCTCTTCGACATCCTCGACCCGTATCGCGACGTCAACATGAAGGTGCTCGACCAGGGCGCTGTCTGCCTCAACATCGATGCCAGCAAGGCAGGTCACACCATGACCGCCGAGGAACTCGCCAAGCAGGACGCGAGCGACAAGTTCGGCGACATCGTCGGCGTCGGACCGGGTCGCAACTGGGCGCACGTGAACAGCGTCGACCACGATGCCGAGGACGATTCCATCATCATCAGCTCCCGCCACCAGTCGGCGGTCGTCAAGATCGGCCGTGACAAGCAGGTGAAGTGGATCCTGGGAAGCCCCGAAGGTTGGAAGAAAGAATACCTGGGCAAGTTCCTGACCCCGGTTGATGCCAAAGGGAACAAGATCGTATGCGAGGCCGGCGGCTCCAAGTGCCCCGGTTACGAAAACGACGAGGGCGGTTTCGACTGGACCTGGACGCAGCACACCGCGTTCAAGATCGACAGCAAGTCCAAGGGTGACATCATCTACGTAAGCGTCTTCGACAACGGCGACAGCCGCGGCATGGAGCAGCCCGCCCTGCCGAGCATGAAGTACTCCCGCGCCGTCATCTACAAGATCGACCAGAAGAAGATGACCGTCGAGCAGATCTGGGAGTTCGGCAAAGAACGCGGCAACGGCTGGTACAGCCCGGTAACCTCGCTCACCGAATACCAGGCCGACAAGGACTCCGTGTTCGTCTACTCGGCGACCGCCGGCGCCGATTTCGACATCACCACCGGCGCGTTCAAGACCGACCCGAACCCGTACATCATGGAGTTCAACTACGGCGAGAAAGAACCGGCGGTCGAGATACAGCTGAAGGACACCACTGGCTACCAGGCCATGCCGTTCAGCGTGGATAAAGCCTTCACCAACAAGTAA